The following nucleotide sequence is from Lysobacterales bacterium.
CGATGTTCGGACCTTCCGGCGTTTCGATGGTGCAGACGCGACCGTAATGCGTGTTATGCACGTCGCGCACTTCGAAACCGGCGCGTTCGCGGGTCAAACCGCCCGGCCCGAGCGCCGAGACGCGACGCTTGTGCGTCACTTCCGACAGCGGGTTGTTCTGGTCCATGAACTGGCTGAGCTGCGACGAGCCGAAGAATTCCTTGATCGCAGCCGCGACGGGCTTGGCGTTGATCAGGTCCTGCGGCGACAGGTCTTCCGACTCGGCGAGCGAGAGGCGTTCCTTCACGGCGCGCTCGACGCGCACCAGGCCGACGCGGAAGGTGTTTTCCGCCATTTCGCCAACCGAGCGCACACGACGGTTGCCGAGATGGTCGATGTCGTCGACGACACCCTGGCCGTTGCGGATCGAGATCAGCACTTTCAGCGCATCGATGATGTCGGAGAAGTCGGCGCCGTACTCCTTGAACATGCGCTTGCCTTCCTCGTCATTGCGCGTCGAGAAGTACTTCCCGTCGAACAGGACGCCGGTGCCGGTCACTTCCTTGCGGCCGACGCGACGATTGAACTTCATGCGGCCGACGCCCGACAGGTCGTAGCGCTCGAACGTGAAGAACAGGTTCTGGAACAGGTTCTGCGCCGCTTCCTTCGTCGGCGGTTCGCCCGGACGCATCATGCGATAGATTTCGACCAGTGCTTCCAGCGGCGTGCGCGTCGGGTCGATGCGCAGCGTCTGCGAAATGTACGGGCCGCGATCGAGGTCGTTCACGAACAGCGTGCCGATGGTTTCGATGCCGGCCTTGCGGAACTTGGCCAGGTGGTCGTCGTTCAGTTCCTCGTTCGCGGCCGCGAGCAATTCGCCGGTCTTCCTGTCGACGACGTCGTGCGCGAGGATGCGACCAAGCAGGTACTCGTCCGGCACTTCCAGCGCGCCGATCTGGGCCTGCTGCAGGTCGCGCACGTGGCGTGCGGTGATGCGCTTGCCAGCCTCGACGATGAGCTTGTCGCCAATGCGGATGTCGAACGCGGCGGTTTCACCGCGCAGACGCTCCGGGATCAGCAGCAATTCGGCGCCACCCTGCTTGTTCAGGGTGAACTCGTTGCGCTCGAAGAACATGTTGAGCATTTCTTCGTTGTTGTAGCCGAGCGCACGCAGCAGGATCGTCACCGGCAGCTTGCGGCGACGATCGATGCGCGTGAACATGCAATCCTTCGGGTCGAACTCGAAGTCGAGCCACGAGCCGCGATAAGGAATGACGCGCGCCGAATACAACAATTTGCCCGAGCTGTGGGTCTTGCCGCGGTCGTGGTCGAAGAACACGCCCGGGGAACGATGCAACTGCGAGACGATGACGCGCTCGGTGCCATTGATGATGAAGGTGCCGTTGTTGGTCATGAGCGGCAGTTCGCCCATGTAGACCTCCTGCTCCTTCACCTTCTTGATGACCTTCTGGCTGGCCGGGCTCTCGCGGTCGTAGATCACGAGACGCACGTTCACGCGCAGCGGCGCACCGAAAGTCATGCCGCGCGAACGGCATTCCTTTTCGTCGAAGGCCGGTTCTCCGAGGCGATAGTTGACGTACTCCACCGCGGCATTGCCGGAGTAGCTGCTGATCGGGAACACCGACTTCAGGGCAGCGTGCAGACCTTTGTCTTCACGCTTGTTGATGGGGGCGTTTTCCTGCAGGAATTCCTTGTAGGAGTCGGTCTGGATGGACAACAAGTACGGTACTTCGAGTACCGCCTTGCGCTTGCCGAAGTCCTTGCGGATCCGCTTTTTCGCAGTGAACGAGTAGGTCATGGTCGCGCTACCACCCTGGTTGTGCGGGCCGATGTCGGCCCGGAGTAAAGAAACGGGAATTGGAAAAAACGGCGTTGGACTGCCGCGCTTTCCGATGACCGCTCATGACAAGCGGAAAAGGCCGGGGGCTTTCGCCCCCAGCCTTGCGTGCTCGGAAACAGCTCCGAGCGCCAAGTCGGTCTTACTTGAGTTCGACCGCGGCGCCTGCAGCTTCGAGTTCCTTCTTGAACTTCTCGGCGTCGGCCTTGCTGACCGCGTCCTTGACGGTCTGCGGGGCGCCTTCGACGAGGTCCTTCGCTTCCTTGAGGCCCAGGCCAGTGATGGCACGAACGGCCTTGATGACTTCGACCTTCTTCTCGCCGGCGGCCTTGAGGACGACGGTGAATTCGGTCTTCTCTTCGACCGGGGCGGCGGCGGCGGCCGGGCCGGCAGCAGCAACCGGAGCAGCGGCGGAGACGCCGAACTTCTCTTCGATGGCGCGGACCAGTTCCATCACTTCCATCAGGGACTTGCTGGCGATCGCGTCAACGATCTGATCGTTGGAAAGGGACATTGTGATTACCTCTGAATGTTTTCTGGATGATGTGGTTCGAGATGCGAAATCGTTCGATCAGGCTGCGGCGGCTTCTTCGCCACCACCCTGCTTGTCGGCCACTGCCTTGACCGCACGGGCGAACATCGCCGCCGGTTCGGACAGCACGCGCGCCAGCATGGCGAGGGCCTGGTCGCGGGTCGGCAGTGCTGCGAGCACTTCGACATGCGAGGCCGGATACAGCTTGTCGCCGACGACGACGATCTTGGCCTTGAGCTTGTCGTTGGCCTTCGAGAACTCCTTGATCAGACGACCGGCGGCGCCGGGCTCTTCCATGGAGAACGCGTAGAGCAACGGGCCGGTCAGCTCGTCCTTGGCGATCTCGTAGCTCGTGCCGGCCACCGCGCGCGAGGCGAGGGTGTTCTTCACGACCTTGAGAAAGACGCCGGACTCGCGCGCCTTCTTGCGCATCGCCGTCATGCTGCTGACATTGACGCCGGCATACTCGGCGGCAATCAGGGAATGGGCTTTTGCAGCCACGCCCGCGAGTTCAGCAACGACTTCTTGCTTCTGAGACAGATTGAGAGCCATTTCACTCCTCCTGTTGATTTCCGTTCGCGGCTCCTGCCGCCAACGGTCCGAAGCGGCACTGATCCCTCAGCGCCGGG
It contains:
- the rplL gene encoding 50S ribosomal protein L7/L12; the protein is MSLSNDQIVDAIASKSLMEVMELVRAIEEKFGVSAAAPVAAAGPAAAAAPVEEKTEFTVVLKAAGEKKVEVIKAVRAITGLGLKEAKDLVEGAPQTVKDAVSKADAEKFKKELEAAGAAVELK
- the rplJ gene encoding 50S ribosomal protein L10, with the protein product MALNLSQKQEVVAELAGVAAKAHSLIAAEYAGVNVSSMTAMRKKARESGVFLKVVKNTLASRAVAGTSYEIAKDELTGPLLYAFSMEEPGAAGRLIKEFSKANDKLKAKIVVVGDKLYPASHVEVLAALPTRDQALAMLARVLSEPAAMFARAVKAVADKQGGGEEAAAA